The Microcystis aeruginosa NIES-843 sequence GGAGAGTATCAAGGGGTAGGAAAGCGCCGAAGAAAAGATGATTTATCAACACTGATGTGATCCTATTGCCTAAGAATTTCTATCATTCCCTAATTATAATCACGACGCTGAAACTTAAGTGAACAGGGTGGGGAGTTACCGAGTTCCGTACATTTGTATTAAAATGCTCCCTACCCAGTTTAAATAGGGTTTGCTGAAAAAGCTTTTCGGTGGTGGCAGGGTGTGGGGTGTGGGGTGTGGGGTTTTATCGATTTTCAGGTGGTCAAGTAGCTAATTTTCAGGGAAAAAGTCCAGGAATTTTCCCCCCGATCCCCGCAATGGCTGGCACTTTTTGAGGGGAAAAAAGTCCAAAAGTCTTATCCAACAAGGTTTTTAGATTTATTCAGCAGACCCTAAATACAGTACAATTTGCCTCAAATTTTCCCTATGGGATGAATAAATGATGAGATGATGACATTGCGGACGGAAATATGAGGAGTTAGCGGAGATGAAAGCGTATATTGGAAATAGAGCCATCCCTAGAAAAGTGAGCCACTGTTATGAATTCTTTTGCGCTTCCCGTCTTTCTGCAATCAGGTTTAACCCTACTGGCATTTTTAGTGCTGGTTATCCTGATGGCCTAAATTTTAATCCGTCTGTGACTTCGATCGAGCAGGGGACGATCGATAGCTCAGACTAGATTTTCATAGACGGTTAGCATCTCTTCAGCGATCGCTGACCAACTGTATTGATTTAAGACTAAATCCCTGGCATTTTTCCCTCGTTGTTGGCGAATTTCAGGATTAGTGATAGCCGTTGCCAAAGTATTAGTTAAATCCTCAAGCTGACAAGCTGTCACCCATCCCGCAGCCGCTGCTGCTACCGCAGGATATAGATCCACCCGGTCGGAGATAACCACGGGAATTCCGGCAGCCATAGCTTCTGCCACTGCGATGCCAAAATTTTCATAGTAGGAAGGTAAAACAAATAAATCGGCCCTAGCGAGGAGGTTATTTTTTACTTCTCCGGTCACAAATCCGGTAATTGTTGTATTTTTGCCCAAGATTGACCGCTCGATCTGATTTTTAATGCGATTTTCGTACTCCCGATCCTGGGGATTGCCTCCTGCTAAGACAAAATGAAAATCTAGGCCCTTTGCTAACAGACTTTCTAAACTGGGCAGCAATAAATCTAGACCTTTTTTCGGGTCAAGACGGGACATATAGAGGATGATCGGTTTATTTTGGGGAAGATCAAAACCGTTTACCGGTAGAGCTTGTGGGTCAAAAAAATCTACCCCTAGGGGGATGACAATATCCTTAGTTTTTATATTAAATCTTTCGGCGATTTGACACTCCTGCTGACTGGTAAAATGAACTGCCGCCGCCGCCGCTAAATTGGGTTTTTCCAGAAAATTGGCATATATTTGTTTAAGTTGCCGTTTTTTTTGCAAATCTGCCGGATCGAGGGTGCCTAGGGGACGGAGAATATAGGGCAGTTGACGGTAACGAGCGATCGAAGCCGATATACTGCTCACTGGGGAGAATAAGGCATGAATATGGGCGATATCGTAATCTTTTGCCCTATTAGCCAACCAAGTAAACAGATCAAGGGAAAATTTATAGCGGCGAAAGGGAGAACAGCGAAAATAATAGATTTGATAGCCATTTTGACTAACAGGGACCCCTAAAGGCACATCTAGGGGTGCTTGTCCCGTGTCACCATTGGAATCGGTGGTAATAATAGTCACCTCTTGGCCTAGTTGGGCCAAGGCCGCTGACAAACCGAGTACCATTTGACTGGGGCCACCATAAACAAGGGAAATCGAAGGAACAATCTGAAGAATTTTCATCGAAAAATTGGGTCAGAAACCCCGTCGTTCTAGGTTGGCTTTACTGTTAAATACTAGCGCATTTGCACGATATATGCTAGAAAGTGCCACTTAGAGCGACTCTAAGACCAGAACAGAGTAAATCTGTTAAGGCAGCTGGGAAACCGCTCAAGAACCCCGAAGAGGATATCAAATTCAGCTAGTTCGGAACAGGGAACGGTTGAAAACGAATATCAAATTTAGATGCACAATAGCTTATCCCTCTGATTTACCAGTTATCAGTAAACAGTAAGCAGTTATCAGTGATGAGACGGGGAGTGGGTAGCATTTTCTGCTCAGTAAATGATAATCGGTCAAGGGTAAAAAGACAGCAAGAAACCGCCATTTAATAAGTAGGTCAGCCCCCCCCTTATTAAGGGGGGCAGGGGGGGATCACTTAATACTCAAATCTGATAACTGCTCACTGATAACTGCTCACTGAAAAGGCTAAAGGTTAACCATTCATCGATAAATATTTAGCCACCGATTGCACATCTTTATCACCCCGTCCAGAGAAATTAATAACAATGCGAGGACTACCAGTTACTTGCGGGCAAAGAGTTTCTAAATAGGCTAAAGCGTGGGCAGTTTCTAGGGCCGGAATAATCCCTTCTAAACGGGAAACTCTTTGAAAAGCTTCTAATGCTTCCCGGTCAGTGACACTGTAATATTCGGCGCGACCACTATCTTTTAAAAAGCTATGTTCTGGCCCGACTCCGGGATAATCTAAACCGGCACTAATGGAGTGGGCCTCGATAACTTGACCTTCGCTATCTTGTAATAAATAACTCATTGCTCCATGTAGAACCCCCGGTTGACCTTGGGTAAGGGTGGCGGCGTGTTTTCCGGAAGCGATACTTTCCCCGGCGGCCTCAACACCAATTAAACGCACGGAAGCTTCTTTAACAAACTCATGAAATAAACCCATAGCATTAGAACCACCCCCCACACAAGCGAGGAGAATATCCGGTAAACCGCCCCATTTTTCCAGACTTTGCTGACGAGTTTCTTGACCGATAACCGCGTGAAAATCGCGCACCATCATCGGATAGGGATGGGGACCTGCCACAGAACCAAGGATGTAGTGAGTGGTTTCCACATTCGTTACCCAGTCGCGAATCGCTTCCGAGGTGGCATCTTTCAGGGTTCCTGTCCCGGCGGCCACGGGTTGCACCGTCGCCCCAAGCAGTCTCATGCGGAAAACATTGAGTTCCTGGCGTTCCATGTCGTGAATTCCCATATAAATCACGCATTCTAGACCAAAACGAGCGCAAACCGTAGCGGTGGCCACGCCGTGCTGTCCTGCCCCGGTTTCGGCGATAATTCGCTTTTTACCCATGCGTTTGGCTAATAAAACCTGACCGAGGGCGTTATTAATCTTGTGGGCCCCGGTATGGTTTAAATCTTCCCGTTTCAGGTAAATTTGCGCCCCAGTGCCGTCAGCTTTGGCATAATGGGCGGTGAGACGTTCGGCAAAATATAAGGGACTGGGTCTACCGACGTAATCCTTGAGCAGTTGATTTAATTCTTCTTGAAAATCGGGGTCGTCTTGATACTGATTATAGGCCGTTTCTAGTTCACTTAAGGCTGGCATCAGGGTTTCCGGGACGTATTTGCCCCCGTAGCGTCCAAAACGCCCAAAAGCATCGGGATACTGGGTTGCTGTGCCGGCTGAGGCGGCATAAATCGGCGTGATAGTCATGTAAACCTTCGATGAGAGACCACGATCCATTATAAATCTAAGGGTTTAGTCTCTGGGTTAACCTGAGTTTCAGGGCAATCATCACCTAACCTACTTAATAATCAAAGGGTGAGCATTGCCCACCCTTTGACTGATTTTACAGCCAAATACTCACATCAACTTTTAACACCTGTCCTAATAGTAATAACCATTTTAATTGAGTCATTGGCCAGGGACAGGCAGCATCTATGGAATTGGACTGCAAAGAATTAGGAACTAAACGATCATGGAAGTAATAATAGTATAATTCCTGAGAGCGATCGAGGGATAATCCTAGCTTTAATTGTTGGCTAACTTCAATTAAACGGGTGATTAGGCGAGTATCCTCCTCCGCCGTTAAAGGATCGCCATCGTGTAATAATTTCCCAAGAGATTGCCAGAGCAGACTTTCTAAGGTTTGACGCGCTTCGGGGATGTTTAATTGACAGTGTAAATGATTGGCTTCCTTAGCAATAGCCAATAATTGATCGAGATTATTTTCCGTCGCTTGCCGCTGCTCAAAATCTTTTTCTAGGGCATTAATCACCTGTAAACAACGGTGAGAAATGGCAATATCGGCCGCCACCTGTAACTCTTGAGGTACGGGAATCTCATCCCGTTGGAAAGCCGCTAAAATGCCGTAATTATCCCGATAAACTTGGGTGTATAATTGATCGAGACGTTTTTTAGTTTCTGCTGTCACTTTCTGCATTATCCGGTGTCTTTCATCGGCAAAAAGATGGGGTAAAGCAAAAAAGTTTTCTCCCAATCCGCGCCCCATTTCTACGATCATGGTCGAGACACTGGCCTGTTGTAAAGATTCAAAGAGATGATCCTTAAGATTGGTATAGATTAACCGACCGTTAAAAGGTTGAATGCAGCAGTAAAAATCCCAACCTCCTAAATGTAGAACAGCAAAGACAAAATGTTCACTTTCTTGGGTAATTTCCGAGGTTAATTCCACCTGTCCCACTGCTAAAGTTAAAGACCCGATCGCTTGTTTTTGATAATCTAATTGACGGGTATTGTAACAATAAATCCGATGATGACTGGGATAATTGGTAAATAGGGAACTAATAGCGTAATGGGCCGCCACCCGTTCCAAATCGACCCGCGCAGAAGTGACCAATTGTCGATAGACATCAGCCCCATCTTGATATAACTTAACGTTACTGGGAGCGAAGGCTAGACGACTGAGGAAATTCATTTCTAATTGAATTCCAGCCACTTCTCCAGCTAATTCCAGGGCCCGGCCAGCATATCTCAAAATTTGCGTGCCTTCAGGTCGAGAAATTTCCTCAAAAAACCAGCCACAACTGGTAAACATCAATAAAGCCTGTCTTTGCATTTCTAATAAACGCAAAGCATCGATTTTCTCGCTTTTACTCAGGTGGCGACTTTGATGCAAAGCGAGGAAATGTTCGATCGCGTCTGGGGAGCGATCTAAAATAACTGCAATGTAGTCATCCCTTGTCTGCCAAGGATCGCGGAAAAATTCCTGTCCTTGAATCTCATAGACCTTAATTAACTCATCTCTGAGCCAATTTAGGGACTCCCGCAGGGGTTTACGCCATTTTTGCTGGTAATTTCCCCCTCCCCCGCAACCACAGTCATCCTGCCAACGATTTACGCCATGGACACAACTCCAAGCGGTCACGGGTTTTAATTCCACTTCCCAAGTCGGGGGGCAAATACTGAGATAATGGGCGAAATTGGTGACTGTCCAGCCGTTTTTAGGGAAAGATTCCGTAAAAGCATAGCTAAGACACTTCTCTGTCCCCTGTTTGTGGTGGCCGAAGGTTTCCCCATCGGTAGCGACGCTGATTAACTGGGAGGGACGATGATCCCCTTTAATTGCCTGTCCCAGACGACCGACGAGAAAATCACTGCTGGCTAGGACATCATTAAAGCCCATATCGCGAGAAATTGGACCATCGTAGAAGAAAATATCCAGATAGCGACCATCGGGGATGTAACAGCGATAGGGACGGGTGGGATCGATTTGACCTCCGGCCACCGCGTGCCATTGGGGATGAGGATCCTGGTCGCTAGGGAAAGGACGACAGCGCAGGGCCTGGGAAGGGGCTAAAATGGTGAATTTAATCCCCTCATCGATTAAAGCTGTCACTGTGGCTAAATCAATGGCTGTTTCCGCTAACCACATTCCTTCGGGATCCCGGCCGAAACGGTGCTGAAAATCGGCTTTTCCCCAGCGAATTTGGGTGTATTTGTCCTGTTTGTTGGCTAGAGGCAGAATGATATGATTATAGACCTGGGCGATGGCGTTACCATGACCGTTTAAGCGTTGACAACTTTTTTGATCCGCTGTCAGGATGCGTTGGTAAACTTCGGGATCATGGGATTGCATCCATGACATGAGGGTGGCCCCGATGTTAAAGCTGAGATATTCGTAGTTATTAACTATTTTGATCACTTCCCCCCGGTCATTGTAAATGCGCGCAAAAGCATTGGCACGATAACACTCGTGATGGATGCGTTCATTCCAATTATGGAAGGGATGGGCGCTCGGTTGCCGTTCAATTCTGTCTAGATAGGGATTTTCTCGCGGTGGTTGGTAAAAATGTCCGTGAACCGTGATATAAACTCCGTGAGCGGTTTTCAGGGGATCGACCCCCGTATCGGTATAGGAATAAAAGGTTGTAGAAGGATTTTCAACAAGATAAGTCATAGAAAGGCCTAGAAAATCGGTTTTTTTGAGCGAAAATAGCTGTAGAATGTAGCGACCTGATGTTTAAAAAAACTGAAAACTTGGCCGTCTTTCACGGCCTTGGGGTCACAATACCATGTTTTATTTTCCTAGCAAAGCTAAGGTTAACAATTCGCAACTTCTCTATACACAGCCCTAAGTAGGGTTTGCTGAAAAAGCTTTTCCTGGGTGTGGGGTGTCGGGTTTTAAGGGTGTTAGGGATATGCTGACAATAAATCCGGTTAAGTACCTAAGCAAAATTAATTACACATATCTAACCACCTCTTGCCTCTTGCCTCTTGCCTCTTGCCTATCTTCACTAGGAAATTAATTTTGCACGACTACTTATTAAAGACTGATTATTTATTCCCCCTTTTGCCTGTCCTGATCTGTAGCCTATACTCAACGGATTTAGTATAACCAACCATAAAATCGGCGATCGCCCTTGAAACCACAAGAAAATGGCGATCTCAGTTGATGTTCTTGCTTGACATATTACGCAAAACGGAATAGCATTTGAATATGATTCAATCTTTCCGATGCAAGCATACGCGATTACTTTTTGAAGGAGGATATCCGCCTCGTTTTCGCGGTTTCAAAGATACTGCTATTCGGAAGTTGACTCAATTAGATGCGGCTCAAACCTTAGAGTTTCTGCGCTCTCCACCAGGCAATCAACTTGGAGCTTTAAAAGGCGATAGAAAAGAACAATATAGTATTCGGATTAATTCTCAGTTTCGATTATGTTTTATCTGGACAAATAATGGACCTACTGATGTTGAAATTGTTGATTATCACTCATAAATAATTAATTATGAATAACCGTCCTATTAATCAAATGCGACCCGTTCACCCGGGAGAAATTCTGCGGGAAGATTTTTTGATTCCTCTAAATATGAGCGTGAATGCTTTAGCTTTAGCCTTGAAGGTTCCTGCATCTCGTATTCATGAAATTGTTAAAGAACGTCGTTCTGTTTCGGCTGATACGGCAGCAAGATTAGCCCGCTATTTTGGCGGGGATGCTGCTTCCTGGCTCAATCTTCAAGTAATTTATGATCTGAAGACTTTATCTAACCGTGAGGAGATTATTCAGCAAATTCAGCCCCGTATTTCCGAACAAATTGCCTGATTTTTAATTAGATTAAGTCCCAGAGATTAAAACACTTTCAAAAGGGTAAAAGGT is a genomic window containing:
- a CDS encoding type II toxin-antitoxin system RelE/ParE family toxin translates to MIQSFRCKHTRLLFEGGYPPRFRGFKDTAIRKLTQLDAAQTLEFLRSPPGNQLGALKGDRKEQYSIRINSQFRLCFIWTNNGPTDVEIVDYHS
- a CDS encoding DUF3536 domain-containing protein; this encodes MTYLVENPSTTFYSYTDTGVDPLKTAHGVYITVHGHFYQPPRENPYLDRIERQPSAHPFHNWNERIHHECYRANAFARIYNDRGEVIKIVNNYEYLSFNIGATLMSWMQSHDPEVYQRILTADQKSCQRLNGHGNAIAQVYNHIILPLANKQDKYTQIRWGKADFQHRFGRDPEGMWLAETAIDLATVTALIDEGIKFTILAPSQALRCRPFPSDQDPHPQWHAVAGGQIDPTRPYRCYIPDGRYLDIFFYDGPISRDMGFNDVLASSDFLVGRLGQAIKGDHRPSQLISVATDGETFGHHKQGTEKCLSYAFTESFPKNGWTVTNFAHYLSICPPTWEVELKPVTAWSCVHGVNRWQDDCGCGGGGNYQQKWRKPLRESLNWLRDELIKVYEIQGQEFFRDPWQTRDDYIAVILDRSPDAIEHFLALHQSRHLSKSEKIDALRLLEMQRQALLMFTSCGWFFEEISRPEGTQILRYAGRALELAGEVAGIQLEMNFLSRLAFAPSNVKLYQDGADVYRQLVTSARVDLERVAAHYAISSLFTNYPSHHRIYCYNTRQLDYQKQAIGSLTLAVGQVELTSEITQESEHFVFAVLHLGGWDFYCCIQPFNGRLIYTNLKDHLFESLQQASVSTMIVEMGRGLGENFFALPHLFADERHRIMQKVTAETKKRLDQLYTQVYRDNYGILAAFQRDEIPVPQELQVAADIAISHRCLQVINALEKDFEQRQATENNLDQLLAIAKEANHLHCQLNIPEARQTLESLLWQSLGKLLHDGDPLTAEEDTRLITRLIEVSQQLKLGLSLDRSQELYYYYFHDRLVPNSLQSNSIDAACPWPMTQLKWLLLLGQVLKVDVSIWL
- a CDS encoding HigA family addiction module antitoxin; this translates as MNNRPINQMRPVHPGEILREDFLIPLNMSVNALALALKVPASRIHEIVKERRSVSADTAARLARYFGGDAASWLNLQVIYDLKTLSNREEIIQQIQPRISEQIA
- the trpB gene encoding tryptophan synthase subunit beta; this encodes MTITPIYAASAGTATQYPDAFGRFGRYGGKYVPETLMPALSELETAYNQYQDDPDFQEELNQLLKDYVGRPSPLYFAERLTAHYAKADGTGAQIYLKREDLNHTGAHKINNALGQVLLAKRMGKKRIIAETGAGQHGVATATVCARFGLECVIYMGIHDMERQELNVFRMRLLGATVQPVAAGTGTLKDATSEAIRDWVTNVETTHYILGSVAGPHPYPMMVRDFHAVIGQETRQQSLEKWGGLPDILLACVGGGSNAMGLFHEFVKEASVRLIGVEAAGESIASGKHAATLTQGQPGVLHGAMSYLLQDSEGQVIEAHSISAGLDYPGVGPEHSFLKDSGRAEYYSVTDREALEAFQRVSRLEGIIPALETAHALAYLETLCPQVTGSPRIVINFSGRGDKDVQSVAKYLSMNG
- the hpsP gene encoding hormogonium polysaccharide biosynthesis glycosyltransferase HpsP, producing MKILQIVPSISLVYGGPSQMVLGLSAALAQLGQEVTIITTDSNGDTGQAPLDVPLGVPVSQNGYQIYYFRCSPFRRYKFSLDLFTWLANRAKDYDIAHIHALFSPVSSISASIARYRQLPYILRPLGTLDPADLQKKRQLKQIYANFLEKPNLAAAAAVHFTSQQECQIAERFNIKTKDIVIPLGVDFFDPQALPVNGFDLPQNKPIILYMSRLDPKKGLDLLLPSLESLLAKGLDFHFVLAGGNPQDREYENRIKNQIERSILGKNTTITGFVTGEVKNNLLARADLFVLPSYYENFGIAVAEAMAAGIPVVISDRVDLYPAVAAAAAGWVTACQLEDLTNTLATAITNPEIRQQRGKNARDLVLNQYSWSAIAEEMLTVYENLV